Genomic window (Fibrobacter sp. UWH6):
TCCGAGGCGTCTTTCACAAAGATGGAGGCGGTGGGGTCGGACCATACAAATTGAGTAAGTGCGACAAGCAAAAGCGCGATTTTAGGCAAAAATCTCATAACTTCCCTTTAAAAATTTTCACAGCAAAAAAATAAGAATTTCTTAAGATTTTGGAATTGCTTGGAAATCGTTTGGGCTGTCTTATAGGGGGAGTCCTGAAAAACTGATATTTTTATTACATTTGGAATAAATTTTGGGATATTCATAGCATGTTTTTGAATTTTGACAAGATGAAGTATTTGGCCGTCGGGGCTGCCCTATGTGCCATTTGTGGATGTAAAGATGAAAATCCTGGGGGAACAAAGGCTTTGGGTACCCAGGTGACCGCCAATCAGGTTCAGTCTGACGAAAATAAGGCTGCCGCAAAGAAAGCGGCCGAAGAAAAGTCCATTATCAAGGGCAAGGTCCGTAAGGTTATTGGCGAATGTGACCTACTAAAGAAAAACGCGGACTGGAGCCAGTTACGCATGGGTCAGAGGGTGGTGGAAAACGACCGAATCAGAACCGCCCTGGAATCCGAGGCGCTGGTGGGTGTGAACGATGGTTCTACCTTGCTGATTTCGGAACTTTCCGACGTGACTATTTCTGCCGAGATGCTGGATTCCATGTCCAGACGCATTTCTGTGTATGTGAAGCAGGGTAATGTTTACTTTGACGTGCAGAAGCAAGGGGAATCCCAGATGGACTTCCGCACGGGAATTGCCGTTGCTGCTATCCGTGGAACCGCTGGCTTTGTGGGAAACGTAAACGGCAACATGGTGGCCTCTTTAAAGGAAGGCCGTCTCGAAGTGAAGTCGGATAAGGAAACGACCTCTATCGAAAAGAACCAGACCGTGGTGCTGGATAGCGTGGGTAAATCCAAGAAGCTGAAGCTGAAGTCCTCGGGTACCAAGGCCTTGGCTGCTGCCATCGATTCTCTGTCAAAGACGTCCGACGGTTCTATTGAAAAGTTGACCGAGGCTCTTGAAAAGTTCGATAATATTTATGCCGTACGTCAGGCTACTTTTGCCAAGAAACTGGAATCCAGGCAAATCCGCTTCGAGGTTCTGCCTCTTGCTGAAACTACGGAACAGGATAGTGTTATTCTGGTGGCTAGCGCAACGCCTGGCCTGGTGGTTAGCGTCATGGGCGAGGTGGATACGGTTCCTGCAACGGGTCTGTACCAGCATACTTTTAAATGGGAAGAAGGAACCTATGGCATCAAGCGCTTTATTGCCGGCTGTAGGGAAGGTGACCTGGAAATCCCCTGCGGATTGTGGAGTACTGCCTATGTGAAGCCCGCTCCTGCTGTACAGCCCGGCGACACTGCTCAAGCTGCCGTTGAGACCTCTGCCGCTGAACCCGCAAAACCTGCCGCCAAGGACTTGAGCAAGCTTGCAGTTTCTATTGCCGGCAAGGTGGATGAACGGATCCACTACTATCAGGGTACTTACCGCAACAAGATGCGTTTCAGCCTGAAGAATATTTCTGAAGATGACCTGGGCGAACTGGCCAGCATCGAAGTGACCAAGGGCGGAAACAGGGTGGCCCTCTTCGAAGGTAGCGATTTGAGTTCGCTGAACTACAGCGCCGACGTGGAAGTGGAACAGAACCATATCGCCGAATACGAAGTGGTGGCAAAGCTTAAGAACGGCAAGACCAAGCGGGCCAAGAAAACTTATACCGTATTCTGCGGCAACCATTCCCGCAACGGAAACGCACTGGATCCCGACATGACCGAGGCTCAGGAATTCGAAGAGGCCAAGGCTGACCTCGTAAGAGATTAATCAAACTGGAATTTAAACAATTAGGTGTACTTATGAAGACTTTCTATAAAAAATGTGTTGTTTCTTCTGCTTTTGCAGGTTTGCTGATGGCTTCTCTTGTTGGCTGTTCTTCTGCTCCGGCTCCCGAAACAGAACCGACACGCAACAATGCCAAGAACGCCTATAGCGAAATGGAAGACGGCCAAACTGTCGCTCCCGCACAAAGTGCCGCCGCGCCTGCTCCGAAGGCAGAAGATCCTGCCGAAGAAAATCCGGCTGTGGCCATTTCTAACGTGCAGTTCAAGGTAAAGCCCACCGTTATGGTGTTGCCGGCCATGGGTGCCAAGGGGGCCACAAGCATCGAAGTCATCAAGAAGAATCCTCTGGCCAAAACCGCCATGGAAGTAATCAATGCCTACATGACTGAACGTGGCTACAGTGTCATGAGCCTCGAAACCCAGAACCAGCTTGATGAAGTGGTTCAGCTCCAGGATGACATTGCCGGTAACGATGCCGACTTGGCCTATGTGGCAGGCCTTGCCGTTGGTGCCGACATCAACTTGACTTTTGCCGGAAGTATCCAGAACGACAATCTAGTTATTGACCTGAATGCCAGCGACGCTTCTACCGCACAACTCATCGCCAGCGAATCCAGCCGCCAGAAAGACGAAGGGGAAGGCCAGCGTGTGTTAGTCCAGAAGGCTGTAAAGAACGCCATCATGGCCCTTGAAAATAAGGTTCGCGATGAACTGGCCGCCGAACTTGAAAAAGGGGTGCAGTACAAGGTGGTTTGCCGTTTGACTGGCGATTTTACCGATGAACAGGCCGAAGAAATTTCCAATACGGTCTCTATGAAGGTCCGCAAAATGTTTAACAAGATGCAGGTGAAGTCCATGACCCGCAACACCTACGATCTTGTAGTCTATGCCGACCCCGACAAGTACGAAGACGCCCAGATGGTTTACGCAGAATTCTACGAAGCCCTCAGCGGAATGGCCAAGGTTCGCCGCCAGAACATCACCAAGAAACTGATTATCCTGGAGATTCAGTAATGAACTGCCGTTCCCTGAAAGCGATTGTATTGAGCCTTGCCCTGGGTGTTTCCCTGGGAACAGCCGAAAATCTGCTGACCTATACCGCATCCTCCAAGGTATCCCAGAAGGACGCCGACCAGAAGGCTCTTGATGGGGTAGCCAAGCAGATGAGCACACGGGTAAAATCTGAAATGGAAACCCGCAAGTCTGAAGACGCTAACGGAAACGTTACCGAATCCGCAGACATGTTCAAGGGCAGCTACACCAATGTGGTGCTGAAAGGCGCAAAGATTGTTCCGGGCCCCAAGCAAAATAACCAGTTTACTTCCACGGTGACCGTCGATCTGGACCAGATTGCCTCCAAGATTCTCCTGGATCTGGATGTCATCCGTAACGACGTAAAGGATAAGGAAAAGATTATCCGCACCGACCTGAAGGCTCACGATTATTACAAGACTTCTGTTGACATGGCCGCCTTAGAAAAGTTGGTGGACCGCTATAACGAAGAACTGGAAAATCTTTCTACAGTCCAGAAAGTTCCCGCTGACTTGAAGCTGGACACTCGACTGAACGCCTTGAGCGAATTCTTTATGGACAATTTGCAGTCTCTGAAGATGGAAACGGACTTGACCAGCGAAGCATTGATCGTGACCGTTACCGACTACGCCAAGCCGGTGGCTTTTATGCCAATCGCCTTGGTGCAAGACCGCAAGAATTTGGTGGTGGAAAAAACCGACGACAAGGGGCAGGCTGTCTTTGACCTGAAGGACGTTATGGCCAAGAAGCCCACAGGCGAAGTGACCGTACTTCCGGATCTTAAGTTCAAGTATGTACGCCCTGCTGCCATCGTTTCGAAAACTGTGCAGTATTCTGCCGAAAGGACAGGCATTGCCTACAGACTTTCCTGCAAGGGAGAAACCGCAGAATGTGGAGCCCTCCGCAAGTTCCTGCTGGAATCGGGCTTCTCCTTCGTAGACGATCCAAAAACGCCTGAACTGGCGGTGACGTTGGACTTTAGCGATAAGGCCAACAGCGGTAAGACCCTGTACACCTCCAAAGCAACCATTTCCATCAAGTCCGGAGACGTCGAAATGGTGGAACAGCCCCAAGGTGTAGGCCGCGACAGCGAAAGCGCTCACGTCAAGGCCATTACCAAGCTGCCCTCCTCCAAGATCCTGCAGAATTTCGCTAAATCCCGGTCAGCAAAACGTTAGCCAGTTCCGAGATGATGTCGTCCTTGTCATCGACATAGGATAGCGGGTCTTCGAGAATTCTTTCGCATTGCATTTTCGTTAGCAGGGTTCTGTAGGGAGAGCTACCGCCAATCTCTTCGGCCCTTTTATTGATGTTCTCCAATGTATCCTGCAAATCCAGGAAGTATTGGAGGACTTTTTTTATGGTTTTGCTATTGCGTTTTAACAGCTGGTCGGCCTTGATTTGAACTGTATTTCGGTACCACAGGGAATTTGGAGCCGTCTTCAGGGATAATTGCAGCAGGGGTTCATGATTTCCTAGGAGGAACTGGTTTAAGGCTTCGATATATTGCCGGGTATGCGTTTGTAACTGCAGAAAAAGTCCCGGGAAGTGATCGTCAGCAGTCCCGATTTCCTGATTCAGGTAGATCAGGCGGGAGAGCCTGGCGTGCTGAGGGAGGATTTGTGGGTTGGCCACCCTGAGGAGATCACCAAAACTAAGACGACGACGGTTAATGTGACGTCTGCAGAACATTTCTTCGGCGTCTTTTAGGGTAATGGGTGTTAAGTAAACGGTTTGACTTTCGGGTGAGTACGTTAGACTTCCTGGATTCAACAGCATATCTTGAATAATTTGTTCAAAATTTTCAGAAGCCTCTGCATTTACGGGAATCTTGTACCGCTTAAGTTTGATGTCGAAAGGAAAAATGTCTTTCGATGTCAAAAAAAGGTTGAAGCAAATGTCAAATTTATAGCGGTCGCCTAAACGTTCGAAATCGTCATAGAAGTAATTTTCGCCAGTGACGGCAGTCATGTTCTCGATGCGTATGGAACTGTAGTCGATTTTAAATTCTGCTTCATGCCCCATAAAGGTGGTGGGGAGCACAAGGAAGTCCAGCAACTTGGTGACAAAACTTTCGATATTCGTAAAGTTTAGACTTGACGTATATACCGTGATACGGCTGTCTTCTATGGTGATGGTTTTACGCATCAGGAATTCAAGCCAATTGGGAATCTTGGACTTTGTCTCATGAGGATTCTTGGAAAGGTTGGTGAGAAGCATATCCTTGTATTCTTTGACAAGGAAGAATACCTCTGTAAGGGCCTTTTCAGAGTAATTGATTTTTATCTCGCCCTTCTTGTATTTATCGTATGCGGTTTCAAAATTGCGTTCCTTATCATGTAAATCAAAAATACGATTCACATAACGGCTTACCACATAAAGAGTCTGGTGAATTCCGAAGGGTCCGTGGTTTATGTCAAGGGACTTGTAAATTGTCTGCATGAAAACGCTCCTCAACCCTTATATCGTTTCCAATCGCAAAATTGTAAACTTGCCACATATATCTTTTTTCTAAATTTTCGCCGTTCAAAATTTAAACGTGTATATCACGAGGTAACTCAATATGGCAATGCAAGATATGAATGACCAGGTCGTCGCTCGCCTGGCTAAGCTGGACAAGTTCAAGGAAATGGGTATCGAGGCCTATCCTCATAAGTTTAACCGCACCCATGATTCCAAGGTTCTCAAGGAAAATAAGGACGCTCTCATCGCTTCCCAGGAAGAAGTGGCTTTCGCTGGCCGTGTTGTCCGCTTCAATCGTAAGGGCAAGATGTGCTTTATGCACCTGAAGGACCGTTATGGCCGTCTGCAGGTGGTTTGCGCCCGCGACGAAGTTGGCGAAGAAAACTACGAAATCGTGAAGATGACCGACCTTGGCGACTTCATCGGCGTTAACGGTACTATGTTCGAAACCCAGAGCGGTGAATACTCCGTACGCGTGAAGAAGGTGACCATGCTTTCCAAGGCTGTGCGCCCGCTCCCCGTTGCCAAGGAAAAGATTGACGAAAACGGCAACAAGGTGGTGTTCAACGAATTTGCCGACGTGGACGCCCGTTACCGTCAGCGCTATATCGACATGGCCTTGAACGACGACGTGAAGGACGTGTTCATCAAGCGTTCCAAGATCATGCAGTCCATTCGTGAATACCTCATCGAAAAGGGCTTCATCGAAGTGGAAACCCCGACTCTGCAGCCGATTTACGGCGGTGCAAACGCTCGTCCGTTTACCACCCATCACAATGCCTGCGATATGACCCTCTACATGCGTGTCGCTCCGGAACTCTACCTGAAGCGCTGCATTGTTGGCGGTATGGAAAAGGTTTTCGAATTCTCCAAGAACTTCCGTAACGAAGGTATGGACCGTACCCATAGCCCGGAATTCACCGGTCTGGAATTCTACGAAGCTTTCGCTGACTACAACGACATGATGGTCCACTTCGAAAACATCTACGAACGCGCCTGTATCGCAGCAAACGGCACCACCAAGATCATGACCCAGGGCAAGGAAATCGACTTCAAGGCTCCGTGGCCCCGCTACAGCATGATCGAAGCTATCGAAAAGTTCGGTGGCCTGAAGGTCAACGAAATGTCTGACGAAGACATCAAGAACAAGATGGAAGAACTGGGCGGCCACCTGGATGGTGAATTCAGCCGCGGCCGTGGCATCCTGGAACTGTTTGAACTGACTGTGGAAGACAAGCTGATCCAGCCCACCTTCATCAAGGACATGCCCACCGAATCTACTCCGCTCTGCAAGAAGCACCGTACCATCGAAGGCCTCATCGAACAGTTCGAACCCTACGCAAACGGCTGGGAACTGGGCAACGCCTATACCGAACTTAACGACCCCATCCGCCAGCGCGAACTTCTGGAAGACCAGGTCCGCCGTGGCCGCGGTGGTGAAGGCGAAACTCACCCCATGGACGAAAACTTCATGCACGCTATCGAATCCGGTCTGCCTCCTACCGGCGGTGTTGGCTTCGGTATCGACCGTATGGTGATGCTCCTGACCAACCAGGAAACCATCCGCGACGTGCAGCTCTTCCCGCTGATGAAGCCGGAAGTGTAAGCCCGAAGGGCTTACTAGGTCGCTTCGCTCTGAGGTATGAGGTCGCTACGCTTTGAGGTATGAGCTAAATGCGTGATTTTCATTCTCTTGAAATTTGGAACAAGAGTCATATGTTGACTCTTGATATTTATCGTGTAACGGAAAATTTCCCGAAGAATGAAATCTATGCTCTTACGTCACAAGTTCGCAGGGCCGCATACTCCATTCCAATGAACATTGCTGAAGGTTGTGGAAGAAAATCTGAAGCTGAATTTTGCCAGTTTCTCAATGTATCTTCCGGTTCAGCATCGGAATTGGAATATCAGTTGCTGTTGGCTCACGACCTTGGGTATTTGGAGAAGGAATCTTTTGAAAAATTGAGCGCAGATGTTGTGTCAATTCGAAAAATGGTTCAAGCTTTTGCTGCTCATGTCGCATCTCCCAAAGCACCGAAGGTGCGACCTCTAGCCCCAAAGCCTGCTGAAAGCAGGCGACCTCATGCCTAAACCTCTCGTCTCTCGTCTAATTATGAAACTTGAACTACTCATTGCCTGGCGTTATTTGGGGGCTCAGCGTAAGAGTCTCTTCGTTTCGCTTATCGGCATCTTCAGTATGCTTGGCGTTTCCATCGGCGTGTTTGCGCTGGTGGTTGCTCTTGCTGCGGTTAACGGTTTTGAAGAAGAGGTAACTGCCCAGATGATCGGCAAGGACGCTCACTTCGAAATCATGGCCTACAATGGGGAACCGATTGCGCCCTACGACAGCCTGATCAAGGAAGTCCGAGCCCACGATTCCCGCGTGACTGCGGCTTCTCCTTTTATCATTTACAAGGTGGGCATCAGCAGCAAGAAGGTGAACGACGGTATCGTGATTTACGGTATCGACGGCGAATCCTCCAAGGGCGTTACCGACATCCACAAGTACATCAAGTGGGGCAACTACTCTGTAGATAGCCTTGAAGATTTGAGCGGCAAGATGCGTCCGGGAATTATCCTGGGTAACGGCCTTGCCAACAGACTTCGTGTGGTGGTGGGCGACAAACTTGTTCTGCAGACATTCCAGAGTCCCGATGCGGTAGCCGCCAGCGGTGGTCCCAAGATGATGATGTGCGTGGTCAGCGGCATCTTCGAGACGGGCACTTACGAGTACGACGGCAACTTGGCTTATGTGGGCATTCCCGAACTGCAGACCTTGCTTACCATGGGTGACGCCGTTACCGGAATTCAGTTCCGCATGAATGACCATTGGAAGGCTGGGGAGGCTGTAGACAGTCTTGGCACTTGGCTTGGTTATCCTTACTACGCCATGGACTGGAAGACCAAGAACATCACTTTGCTCAAGTGGATGAACTATGAAAAGTTTATCGTGGCTGCAGTGATTTGCCTGATTATTCTTGTGGCCGCATTTAACATCATCAGTTCCTTGATCATGGTGGTAATCGACAAGACCAAGGAAATCGGCATCCTCCGCAGCATGGGTTTCAGCAAGGCAGGAATCATGCGCGTCTTTATGCTCATGGGCAGTTTCATTGGCGTGGGCGGAACCATTGTAGGAGGTTCCATCGGTTTGATTTTGTGCAAACTTCAGGAAGCTTACCATTTTATCAAGTTGCCTGGCGACGTTTACGTGATTCCCTATTTCCCCATATCGGTTCATGTTCTGGATGTGGTCCTGATTTTTGTTATCGGCATCGCTCTTTGTGTGGCCGCCACCATTCTTCCTGCCTGGAAAGCCAGCAGACTTGACCCCGTAGGAGCCATTAGACATGAGTAGTGAGGTCGGGCTTCGCCCTCTGAGGTATGGGGTCGGAGCTTCGCTCCTGGAGGTGTTTAATATGTGCATACGAATTAGGTCGCTTTGAGGTAATAATGAGTATTGATTTAAAGAATGATGCTGAGGTACAGACCAGTGTAACCTCTAGCTCGCTTTGCGAGCGACCTGATAACCTCGTACCTCAATGCCTATTGGAAACTCGCGATTTGCGTCGTGTCTTTAGCGAAACTGGTGAACAGCTGGAAATTCTGAAGGGCGTTAATTTTTCAATGAACGCTGGCGAACTAGTCGCTCTTACAGGTTCCTCCGGTTCCGGTAAATCCACCTTCCTGAATTTGGTGGGTATGCTGGATACTCCCACTTCTGGCGAAATTCTGTTCAAGGGAAAGGAACTTTCGAAGTTCAGCAGCCATGAACGTGACATGTACCATCGAGCTCAAGTGGGATTCGTGTTCCAGTTCCATCATCTGCTCAGCGAATTTTCCGCTCTCGAAAACGTCTGTGTACCGGGTCGCATTCTCGGAACAAGCGAAGCCGAATGCCGCGAACGCGCCGAGATGCTTCTGGAAACCGTTGGCCTGAAAGACCGCCTGAAGCACTTGCCCCGCGAACTTTCCGGTGGTGAACGCCAGCGCATCGCCATAGCCCGCGCCCTGATGAACAAGCCGGATCTGGTGCTGGCCGACGAACCCAGCGGCAACCTGGACGAAGCCAATTCCGCAAAGCTTAACGAACTGATCGGCGAACTGAACGAGAAGTTCAACCAGGCGTTCCTCATTGTAACCCACGACGAGATGTTGGCCAAGTTCGCTAAACGCCGAGTGGTGATGCATAACGGTTTGATCCAGAGTATCGAATAACGTCCTTTAAAAAGTAAGATGGATCCGTTTGATAAAAAAATATGGGACGTCAAGTAGACAAGCGCTAACTATAAAAACGATAGTGAATGAGAATTTTTAGGTAAAAGTTATGTCTGATATTAACGGTATTTTTTCGAAGAAGGCTAAGGCGGTTTTACAGGCCGCTCGCATGGCAGCCCGCAATTTGGGCAGCGACAGCATTAGCACAGAACATTTACTGCTGGGACTGGTCCGTGAAGATTCCGGCTTTGCAGCAGAAACCTTGACCGCCCTCAAGGTGAACTTGAATGAACTGGGCGAAAATGTTCAGCGTTCTTTGACTTCTAACGGTGGAATCATGACTGTGGGCGATGCTCACGGCGCACTCCTTTCGTTTACTATTCGTTGTAAGGCTGCATTGTTCAATGCGGCAAAGATCGCCAAGGACGAAGGGGACCAGTACATCGGTCCTGAACATCTCATGCTTGCCATCTTGCAGCAGAGTGAATCTCCCGCTGCAGGTACACTTTCCACTTTCGGCGTCACCTTTGAAAATTTCCAGCAGGCTCTGCAGCAGATCAAGCGCGATGCTATGGAATCCCAGGTTCCCGGCGAAGAGGGTATGGCTGGCGAAGGTCCTTTCGGGGGAGAACAGCCCCGCGAAGGTCAGCCCCGCGTTGGTGAAACCCGTCAGCAGGCTCGTTCCCAGTCCCGCTCCAAGACTCCGATTCTGGAACATTTTGGCCGCGACTTGACCGCTATGGCCCGCCAGGGTAAGCTGGACCCGATTATCGGTCGTGAAGCAGAAATTGAACGTCTGATCCAGATTCTCTGCCGACGCAAGAAGAATAATCCGGCACTCATCGGTGAACCGGGTGTGGGTAAGACCGCCATTATCGAAGGTCTTGCACTGAAGATTGCCCAGAAGAAGATTCCGGAACTGTTGGCCAACAAGCGCGTAGTTAGCCTTGATGTGGCAGCCATGGTGGCAGGCACAAAGTACCGCGGACAGTTTGAAGAACGTGTGAAGGGCCTTATTATGGAACTTCAGCGCGTAGATAATTCCGTCATTCTTTTCATCGATGAATTGCATACCATCGTAGGCGCAGGCGGTTCTGAAGGTAGCTTGGATGCTTCCAATATTTTCAAGCCTGCACTTGCCCGTGGCGAACTCCAGTGCATTGGCGCGACCACCATCGATGAATACCGCAAGTACATCGAAAAGGATGCCGCCCTGGAACGCCGTTTCCAGACCATCGTGGTGAACCCGCCTTCTTCTGAAGATTCCATCCAGATTCTGGAAGGTCTGCGAGCCAAGTATGCGCAACATCATAAGGTCCGTTATACACCCGAAGCCATTCGCGCCTCCGTCACCTTGGCAGAACGTTATATTTCCGACCGATTCTTACCGGACAAGGCCATCGACGTCTTGGATGAAGCAGGAGCCCGTGTCCGCCTGAATTCCATCCGCACACCTCAGGACTTGAAGGAAATGGAAGATGCCTTGGCAGAAGCCCTCCAGCAGAAGGAAGAGGCTATTGCCGAACAGCAGTACGAAACGGCTGCCGCCCTCCGCGACAAGATTGAAGCTCTTACAAACCAGATTGCAGAACGCCGCGAAGCTCTCAACAAGGAAGATTCCGCAGAACTTCCCGTAGTTGACGAAAACGAAATCCGCGATTGCATCAGTAAGATGACCGGCATTCCTGTTAGCCGCTTGGCTGGCGAAGAAGCACAGAAACTTCTGAAGTTGGGTGACGAAATCAAGGAACGTGTTATTGGTCAGGATCAGGCCGTAGATGCAGTCGTAAAGGCAATCCGCCGTACCCGCGCCGGCATTCGCAATAACAAGCGCCCCATGGGTAGCTTCCTGTTCCTGGGTCCCACCGGTGTGGGTAAGACTGAACTTGCCAAGGTCTTGAGCTTGAGCCTGTTTGGTAGCGAAGAATCCATGATTCGTATCGACATGAGCGAGTACATGGAAAAACATAGCATTAGCCGCCTGATCGGTGCGCCTCCGGGATACGTTGGCTTCGAAGATAACGGCGGACAGCTTTCCGAGAAGGTCCGCAAGCGCCCTTATTGCGTGGTGCTCCTGGATGAAATTGAAAAGGCTCATCCGGACGTTTACAACTTGCTACTCCAGATTCTGGATGATGGTATTCTTACCGATAGCTATGGTCGCAAGATTAACTTCAAGAATACAATCATCATCATGACCAGTAATGCCGGCGCCCGCGAAGTCCGCCATAGCTCTGGCATGGGCTTTACCAAGATGGGGGAGACCGACGACTACGAACGTATGGAAACCGCTATCCGCGAAGAAGTAAAGCGTGTATTCTCTCCGGAATTCCTGAACCGTATCGAC
Coding sequences:
- a CDS encoding FecR family protein, with the translated sequence MFLNFDKMKYLAVGAALCAICGCKDENPGGTKALGTQVTANQVQSDENKAAAKKAAEEKSIIKGKVRKVIGECDLLKKNADWSQLRMGQRVVENDRIRTALESEALVGVNDGSTLLISELSDVTISAEMLDSMSRRISVYVKQGNVYFDVQKQGESQMDFRTGIAVAAIRGTAGFVGNVNGNMVASLKEGRLEVKSDKETTSIEKNQTVVLDSVGKSKKLKLKSSGTKALAAAIDSLSKTSDGSIEKLTEALEKFDNIYAVRQATFAKKLESRQIRFEVLPLAETTEQDSVILVASATPGLVVSVMGEVDTVPATGLYQHTFKWEEGTYGIKRFIAGCREGDLEIPCGLWSTAYVKPAPAVQPGDTAQAAVETSAAEPAKPAAKDLSKLAVSIAGKVDERIHYYQGTYRNKMRFSLKNISEDDLGELASIEVTKGGNRVALFEGSDLSSLNYSADVEVEQNHIAEYEVVAKLKNGKTKRAKKTYTVFCGNHSRNGNALDPDMTEAQEFEEAKADLVRD
- a CDS encoding DUF6175 family protein translates to MKTFYKKCVVSSAFAGLLMASLVGCSSAPAPETEPTRNNAKNAYSEMEDGQTVAPAQSAAAPAPKAEDPAEENPAVAISNVQFKVKPTVMVLPAMGAKGATSIEVIKKNPLAKTAMEVINAYMTERGYSVMSLETQNQLDEVVQLQDDIAGNDADLAYVAGLAVGADINLTFAGSIQNDNLVIDLNASDASTAQLIASESSRQKDEGEGQRVLVQKAVKNAIMALENKVRDELAAELEKGVQYKVVCRLTGDFTDEQAEEISNTVSMKVRKMFNKMQVKSMTRNTYDLVVYADPDKYEDAQMVYAEFYEALSGMAKVRRQNITKKLIILEIQ
- the lysS gene encoding lysine--tRNA ligase, translated to MAMQDMNDQVVARLAKLDKFKEMGIEAYPHKFNRTHDSKVLKENKDALIASQEEVAFAGRVVRFNRKGKMCFMHLKDRYGRLQVVCARDEVGEENYEIVKMTDLGDFIGVNGTMFETQSGEYSVRVKKVTMLSKAVRPLPVAKEKIDENGNKVVFNEFADVDARYRQRYIDMALNDDVKDVFIKRSKIMQSIREYLIEKGFIEVETPTLQPIYGGANARPFTTHHNACDMTLYMRVAPELYLKRCIVGGMEKVFEFSKNFRNEGMDRTHSPEFTGLEFYEAFADYNDMMVHFENIYERACIAANGTTKIMTQGKEIDFKAPWPRYSMIEAIEKFGGLKVNEMSDEDIKNKMEELGGHLDGEFSRGRGILELFELTVEDKLIQPTFIKDMPTESTPLCKKHRTIEGLIEQFEPYANGWELGNAYTELNDPIRQRELLEDQVRRGRGGEGETHPMDENFMHAIESGLPPTGGVGFGIDRMVMLLTNQETIRDVQLFPLMKPEV
- a CDS encoding four helix bundle protein — encoded protein: MRDFHSLEIWNKSHMLTLDIYRVTENFPKNEIYALTSQVRRAAYSIPMNIAEGCGRKSEAEFCQFLNVSSGSASELEYQLLLAHDLGYLEKESFEKLSADVVSIRKMVQAFAAHVASPKAPKVRPLAPKPAESRRPHA
- a CDS encoding FtsX-like permease family protein, whose protein sequence is MKLELLIAWRYLGAQRKSLFVSLIGIFSMLGVSIGVFALVVALAAVNGFEEEVTAQMIGKDAHFEIMAYNGEPIAPYDSLIKEVRAHDSRVTAASPFIIYKVGISSKKVNDGIVIYGIDGESSKGVTDIHKYIKWGNYSVDSLEDLSGKMRPGIILGNGLANRLRVVVGDKLVLQTFQSPDAVAASGGPKMMMCVVSGIFETGTYEYDGNLAYVGIPELQTLLTMGDAVTGIQFRMNDHWKAGEAVDSLGTWLGYPYYAMDWKTKNITLLKWMNYEKFIVAAVICLIILVAAFNIISSLIMVVIDKTKEIGILRSMGFSKAGIMRVFMLMGSFIGVGGTIVGGSIGLILCKLQEAYHFIKLPGDVYVIPYFPISVHVLDVVLIFVIGIALCVAATILPAWKASRLDPVGAIRHE
- a CDS encoding ABC transporter ATP-binding protein, which encodes MSIDLKNDAEVQTSVTSSSLCERPDNLVPQCLLETRDLRRVFSETGEQLEILKGVNFSMNAGELVALTGSSGSGKSTFLNLVGMLDTPTSGEILFKGKELSKFSSHERDMYHRAQVGFVFQFHHLLSEFSALENVCVPGRILGTSEAECRERAEMLLETVGLKDRLKHLPRELSGGERQRIAIARALMNKPDLVLADEPSGNLDEANSAKLNELIGELNEKFNQAFLIVTHDEMLAKFAKRRVVMHNGLIQSIE
- a CDS encoding ATP-dependent Clp protease ATP-binding subunit, which produces MSDINGIFSKKAKAVLQAARMAARNLGSDSISTEHLLLGLVREDSGFAAETLTALKVNLNELGENVQRSLTSNGGIMTVGDAHGALLSFTIRCKAALFNAAKIAKDEGDQYIGPEHLMLAILQQSESPAAGTLSTFGVTFENFQQALQQIKRDAMESQVPGEEGMAGEGPFGGEQPREGQPRVGETRQQARSQSRSKTPILEHFGRDLTAMARQGKLDPIIGREAEIERLIQILCRRKKNNPALIGEPGVGKTAIIEGLALKIAQKKIPELLANKRVVSLDVAAMVAGTKYRGQFEERVKGLIMELQRVDNSVILFIDELHTIVGAGGSEGSLDASNIFKPALARGELQCIGATTIDEYRKYIEKDAALERRFQTIVVNPPSSEDSIQILEGLRAKYAQHHKVRYTPEAIRASVTLAERYISDRFLPDKAIDVLDEAGARVRLNSIRTPQDLKEMEDALAEALQQKEEAIAEQQYETAAALRDKIEALTNQIAERREALNKEDSAELPVVDENEIRDCISKMTGIPVSRLAGEEAQKLLKLGDEIKERVIGQDQAVDAVVKAIRRTRAGIRNNKRPMGSFLFLGPTGVGKTELAKVLSLSLFGSEESMIRIDMSEYMEKHSISRLIGAPPGYVGFEDNGGQLSEKVRKRPYCVVLLDEIEKAHPDVYNLLLQILDDGILTDSYGRKINFKNTIIIMTSNAGAREVRHSSGMGFTKMGETDDYERMETAIREEVKRVFSPEFLNRIDEQIVFRPLTKKDLSSVVDIQLTFLQKNLSERGILLEVSQAAKEFVVSHNYDSALGARPIRRSIQQLIEDEIAEGLLLGIYKDFSTISLDVVDGKLKFTSEALPS